One window of the Bombus pyrosoma isolate SC7728 linkage group LG5, ASM1482585v1, whole genome shotgun sequence genome contains the following:
- the LOC122567848 gene encoding monocarboxylate transporter 3 isoform X1 — protein MGPASSREQIGEQIGDDDGLQIKAKPMANNVTDSEYSVEEHARLTATDGASDEASPEDEGGSLCEYHDIPPPPDGGYGWVVVFASFMCNMIVDGIAYTFGVFLGEFVTYFGEGKGKTAWVGSLLSGMYLSAGPVVSALTNKYGCRAVCMAGSFLGAAAFVLSTFSTSVNMLMMTYGVMGGVGFGLIYLPAVVCVGYYFETKRSLATGIAVCGSGFGTFAFPPLVTMLLEAYNWKGANLILAGLILNCAVFGAMMRPLEYPKASSVKPLLQRMAEEKRFQMERGSIGGSYFMVQLPDGSMEKRMKMPINIDPGVHSSFNLDQLVPGTPLTPVPTVPTLPTISEVKVQEHSSSGATSNSGSMDLKSISTKSKSRKNIDDTKDIKDMSEKSESEFKPIIPRNASQPAFTTHVQGLPKNGSVPFFDRIRKTSTSERYKPSLSAIKNSRTTLNSNGDIRKSLHLRLSTSSVMGSRNNNAEIDVDGESITFTTSKSSIPKEKPQIIRPLSRKDIFYSGSVVNLPEYQSQKSLANYRQSVISLSKSVRGDVKDTDIEKAPQQPLCPCLVLPESFKEALSTMMDLSLLKDPVFLLIGISNVFGMAGLYVPFVYLLDAAVLDNIDKTLASYLVSIIGITNTLGRVACGYIADFPQVDSLLLNNICLIISTVAVAAIPFCHSYPAYIIMSILFGIAISGYISLTSIILVDLLGLDKLTNAFGLLILFRGAAAIIGSPLAGAVYDATQSYSIPFFMAGFFFLISTVTSFMAPAMKRCTTPQTQPVILDTLTPIDEDIEEENEEDIPEIVETAPSPQEPPEKEIKQIESVL, from the exons ACGGACAGTGAATATTCTGTAGAAGAGCATGCAAGATTAACTGCCACTGATGGAGCTAGTGACGAAGCATCTCCAGAAGATGAAGGGGGTTCACTGTGCGAATACCATGATATACCACCTCCACCTGATGGTGGATACGGATGGGTGGTGGTATTTGCATCATTCATGTGTAACATGATAGTAGATGGTATTGCTTATACATTTGGCGTTTTTCTGGGAGaatttgttacatattttggagaaggaaaaggaaaaactgCATGGGTTGGCTCGTTGTTATCTGGCATGTACCTCAGTGCTg gaCCTGTTGTCAGTGCTTTAACAAATAAGTATGGATGTAGAGCAGTATGTATGGCAGGAAGTTTTTTAGGTGCAGCAGCATTTGtactttcaacattttcaaccAGTGTAAATATGCTTATGATGACTTATGGTGTTATGGGAG GAGTTGGATTTGGTCTAATATATTTACCAGCAGTAGTTTGTGTAGgttattattttgaaactaAACGATCTCTAGCTACAGGCATTGCTGTATGTGGTTCAGGATTTGGCACATTTGCATTTCCACCTCTTGTAACAATGTTACTAGAAGCATATAATTGGAAAGGAGCAAATTTAATTCTGGCTGgtcttattttaaattgtgCT GTTTTTGGTGCGATGATGAGGCCATTAGAATATCCAAAAGCTTCTTCTGTTAAACCATTATTACAAAGAATGGCGGAAGAGAAAAGATTTCAAATGGAACGTGGAAGTATCGGAGGTTCTTATTTTATGGTACAACTGCCTGATGGATCTATggagaaaagaatgaaaatgcCTATTAACATTGATCCTGGTGTTCATTCCAGTTTCAATTTAGACCAATTAGTGCCTG gAACTCCTTTAACACCAGTTCCAACGGTGCCAACCCTGCCCACTATATCGGAGGTGAAAGTACAAGAACACTCTTCCAGTGGAGCAACTAGTAATAGTGGCAGTATGGACTTAAAAAGTATTTCCACTAAAtcaaaaagcagaaaaaatatcgatgataccaaagatataaaagatatgtCAGAAAAGTCTGAAAGCGAATTCAAACCAATAATTCCTAGAAATGCTTCTCAACCTGCTTTTACAACTCACGTACAAGGTTTACCTAAAAATGGCTCTGTACCCTTTTTCGATCGAATCCGTAAAACTAGCACTAGCGAGAGATACAAACCAAGTCTTAGTGCGATTAAGAACTCTAGAACAACGTTGAATTCTAATGGCGATATTAGAAAGAGTTTGCACTTAAGACTTTCGACGAGCAGCGTTATGGGTTCTCGGAATAATAATGCAGAAATAGATGTA GATGGCGAAAGTATTACTTTTACTACCAGCAAATCTAGTATACCAAAAGAGAAACCACAAATTATTCGACCTCTATCGCGGAAGGATATATTTTACAGTGGCAGTGTGGTTAATTTACCAGAATATCAGAGTCAAAAATCACTTGCAAATTATCGTCAAAGTGTTATTTCATTATCAAAATCCGTACGTGGAGATGTTAAAGATACCGATATTGAAAAGGCACCTCAGC AACCTCTATGTCCCTGTTTGGTATTACCTGAATCGTTTAAAGAAGCTTTGTCAACGATGATGGATCTATCTTTACTAAAGGATCCagtgtttcttttaattggtATCAGTAATGTATTTGGAATGGCTGGATTATACGTGccgtttgtatatttattagacGCTGCGGTCTTAGAT AATATTGACAAGACTCTTGCGTCATATTTAGTATCTATAATTGGAATTACTAATACTCTGGGCCGTGTAGCTTGTGGATATATCGCGGATTTTCCACAAGTCGATTCACTATTATTGAACAACATCTGCTTAATTATATCGACAGTTGCTGTAGCTGCAATACCGTTCTGCCATTCTTATCCTGCTTATATCATTATGAGCATTCTTTTTGGTATAGCTATAT CTGGATACATTTCTTTGACGTCGATTATTTTGGTAGATCTCTTAGGGCTAGACAAATTGACCAATGCATTTGGTCTTTTAATCTTATTTAGAGGAGCTGCAGCTATCATTGGTTCACCTTTGGCGGGTGCCGTTTATGACGCAACACAAAGCTACAGTATCCCATTCTTTATGGCAGGATTTTTCTTCCTTATAAGCACAGTTACTAGTTTCATGGCGCCAGCTATGAAACGGTGCACAACGCCGCAG ACTCAGCCTGTGATATTAGATACATTGACTCCAATTGATGAAGATATCGAAGAAGAGAATGAAGAAGATATTCctgaaattgtagaaactgCACCATCTCCACAAGAACCACCCGAGaaggaaattaaacaaatagaGTCTGTTTTATAA
- the LOC122567848 gene encoding monocarboxylate transporter 3 isoform X5 — MSPKNKTDSEYSVEEHARLTATDGASDEASPEDEGGSLCEYHDIPPPPDGGYGWVVVFASFMCNMIVDGIAYTFGVFLGEFVTYFGEGKGKTAWVGSLLSGMYLSAGPVVSALTNKYGCRAVCMAGSFLGAAAFVLSTFSTSVNMLMMTYGVMGGVGFGLIYLPAVVCVGYYFETKRSLATGIAVCGSGFGTFAFPPLVTMLLEAYNWKGANLILAGLILNCAVFGAMMRPLEYPKASSVKPLLQRMAEEKRFQMERGSIGGSYFMVQLPDGSMEKRMKMPINIDPGVHSSFNLDQLVPGTPLTPVPTVPTLPTISEVKVQEHSSSGATSNSGSMDLKSISTKSKSRKNIDDTKDIKDMSEKSESEFKPIIPRNASQPAFTTHVQGLPKNGSVPFFDRIRKTSTSERYKPSLSAIKNSRTTLNSNGDIRKSLHLRLSTSSVMGSRNNNAEIDVDGESITFTTSKSSIPKEKPQIIRPLSRKDIFYSGSVVNLPEYQSQKSLANYRQSVISLSKSVRGDVKDTDIEKAPQQPLCPCLVLPESFKEALSTMMDLSLLKDPVFLLIGISNVFGMAGLYVPFVYLLDAAVLDNIDKTLASYLVSIIGITNTLGRVACGYIADFPQVDSLLLNNICLIISTVAVAAIPFCHSYPAYIIMSILFGIAISGYISLTSIILVDLLGLDKLTNAFGLLILFRGAAAIIGSPLAGAVYDATQSYSIPFFMAGFFFLISTVTSFMAPAMKRCTTPQTQPVILDTLTPIDEDIEEENEEDIPEIVETAPSPQEPPEKEIKQIESVL; from the exons ACGGACAGTGAATATTCTGTAGAAGAGCATGCAAGATTAACTGCCACTGATGGAGCTAGTGACGAAGCATCTCCAGAAGATGAAGGGGGTTCACTGTGCGAATACCATGATATACCACCTCCACCTGATGGTGGATACGGATGGGTGGTGGTATTTGCATCATTCATGTGTAACATGATAGTAGATGGTATTGCTTATACATTTGGCGTTTTTCTGGGAGaatttgttacatattttggagaaggaaaaggaaaaactgCATGGGTTGGCTCGTTGTTATCTGGCATGTACCTCAGTGCTg gaCCTGTTGTCAGTGCTTTAACAAATAAGTATGGATGTAGAGCAGTATGTATGGCAGGAAGTTTTTTAGGTGCAGCAGCATTTGtactttcaacattttcaaccAGTGTAAATATGCTTATGATGACTTATGGTGTTATGGGAG GAGTTGGATTTGGTCTAATATATTTACCAGCAGTAGTTTGTGTAGgttattattttgaaactaAACGATCTCTAGCTACAGGCATTGCTGTATGTGGTTCAGGATTTGGCACATTTGCATTTCCACCTCTTGTAACAATGTTACTAGAAGCATATAATTGGAAAGGAGCAAATTTAATTCTGGCTGgtcttattttaaattgtgCT GTTTTTGGTGCGATGATGAGGCCATTAGAATATCCAAAAGCTTCTTCTGTTAAACCATTATTACAAAGAATGGCGGAAGAGAAAAGATTTCAAATGGAACGTGGAAGTATCGGAGGTTCTTATTTTATGGTACAACTGCCTGATGGATCTATggagaaaagaatgaaaatgcCTATTAACATTGATCCTGGTGTTCATTCCAGTTTCAATTTAGACCAATTAGTGCCTG gAACTCCTTTAACACCAGTTCCAACGGTGCCAACCCTGCCCACTATATCGGAGGTGAAAGTACAAGAACACTCTTCCAGTGGAGCAACTAGTAATAGTGGCAGTATGGACTTAAAAAGTATTTCCACTAAAtcaaaaagcagaaaaaatatcgatgataccaaagatataaaagatatgtCAGAAAAGTCTGAAAGCGAATTCAAACCAATAATTCCTAGAAATGCTTCTCAACCTGCTTTTACAACTCACGTACAAGGTTTACCTAAAAATGGCTCTGTACCCTTTTTCGATCGAATCCGTAAAACTAGCACTAGCGAGAGATACAAACCAAGTCTTAGTGCGATTAAGAACTCTAGAACAACGTTGAATTCTAATGGCGATATTAGAAAGAGTTTGCACTTAAGACTTTCGACGAGCAGCGTTATGGGTTCTCGGAATAATAATGCAGAAATAGATGTA GATGGCGAAAGTATTACTTTTACTACCAGCAAATCTAGTATACCAAAAGAGAAACCACAAATTATTCGACCTCTATCGCGGAAGGATATATTTTACAGTGGCAGTGTGGTTAATTTACCAGAATATCAGAGTCAAAAATCACTTGCAAATTATCGTCAAAGTGTTATTTCATTATCAAAATCCGTACGTGGAGATGTTAAAGATACCGATATTGAAAAGGCACCTCAGC AACCTCTATGTCCCTGTTTGGTATTACCTGAATCGTTTAAAGAAGCTTTGTCAACGATGATGGATCTATCTTTACTAAAGGATCCagtgtttcttttaattggtATCAGTAATGTATTTGGAATGGCTGGATTATACGTGccgtttgtatatttattagacGCTGCGGTCTTAGAT AATATTGACAAGACTCTTGCGTCATATTTAGTATCTATAATTGGAATTACTAATACTCTGGGCCGTGTAGCTTGTGGATATATCGCGGATTTTCCACAAGTCGATTCACTATTATTGAACAACATCTGCTTAATTATATCGACAGTTGCTGTAGCTGCAATACCGTTCTGCCATTCTTATCCTGCTTATATCATTATGAGCATTCTTTTTGGTATAGCTATAT CTGGATACATTTCTTTGACGTCGATTATTTTGGTAGATCTCTTAGGGCTAGACAAATTGACCAATGCATTTGGTCTTTTAATCTTATTTAGAGGAGCTGCAGCTATCATTGGTTCACCTTTGGCGGGTGCCGTTTATGACGCAACACAAAGCTACAGTATCCCATTCTTTATGGCAGGATTTTTCTTCCTTATAAGCACAGTTACTAGTTTCATGGCGCCAGCTATGAAACGGTGCACAACGCCGCAG ACTCAGCCTGTGATATTAGATACATTGACTCCAATTGATGAAGATATCGAAGAAGAGAATGAAGAAGATATTCctgaaattgtagaaactgCACCATCTCCACAAGAACCACCCGAGaaggaaattaaacaaatagaGTCTGTTTTATAA
- the LOC122567848 gene encoding monocarboxylate transporter 3 isoform X3: MASVEQYVETLNTDSEYSVEEHARLTATDGASDEASPEDEGGSLCEYHDIPPPPDGGYGWVVVFASFMCNMIVDGIAYTFGVFLGEFVTYFGEGKGKTAWVGSLLSGMYLSAGPVVSALTNKYGCRAVCMAGSFLGAAAFVLSTFSTSVNMLMMTYGVMGGVGFGLIYLPAVVCVGYYFETKRSLATGIAVCGSGFGTFAFPPLVTMLLEAYNWKGANLILAGLILNCAVFGAMMRPLEYPKASSVKPLLQRMAEEKRFQMERGSIGGSYFMVQLPDGSMEKRMKMPINIDPGVHSSFNLDQLVPGTPLTPVPTVPTLPTISEVKVQEHSSSGATSNSGSMDLKSISTKSKSRKNIDDTKDIKDMSEKSESEFKPIIPRNASQPAFTTHVQGLPKNGSVPFFDRIRKTSTSERYKPSLSAIKNSRTTLNSNGDIRKSLHLRLSTSSVMGSRNNNAEIDVDGESITFTTSKSSIPKEKPQIIRPLSRKDIFYSGSVVNLPEYQSQKSLANYRQSVISLSKSVRGDVKDTDIEKAPQQPLCPCLVLPESFKEALSTMMDLSLLKDPVFLLIGISNVFGMAGLYVPFVYLLDAAVLDNIDKTLASYLVSIIGITNTLGRVACGYIADFPQVDSLLLNNICLIISTVAVAAIPFCHSYPAYIIMSILFGIAISGYISLTSIILVDLLGLDKLTNAFGLLILFRGAAAIIGSPLAGAVYDATQSYSIPFFMAGFFFLISTVTSFMAPAMKRCTTPQTQPVILDTLTPIDEDIEEENEEDIPEIVETAPSPQEPPEKEIKQIESVL; this comes from the exons ACGGACAGTGAATATTCTGTAGAAGAGCATGCAAGATTAACTGCCACTGATGGAGCTAGTGACGAAGCATCTCCAGAAGATGAAGGGGGTTCACTGTGCGAATACCATGATATACCACCTCCACCTGATGGTGGATACGGATGGGTGGTGGTATTTGCATCATTCATGTGTAACATGATAGTAGATGGTATTGCTTATACATTTGGCGTTTTTCTGGGAGaatttgttacatattttggagaaggaaaaggaaaaactgCATGGGTTGGCTCGTTGTTATCTGGCATGTACCTCAGTGCTg gaCCTGTTGTCAGTGCTTTAACAAATAAGTATGGATGTAGAGCAGTATGTATGGCAGGAAGTTTTTTAGGTGCAGCAGCATTTGtactttcaacattttcaaccAGTGTAAATATGCTTATGATGACTTATGGTGTTATGGGAG GAGTTGGATTTGGTCTAATATATTTACCAGCAGTAGTTTGTGTAGgttattattttgaaactaAACGATCTCTAGCTACAGGCATTGCTGTATGTGGTTCAGGATTTGGCACATTTGCATTTCCACCTCTTGTAACAATGTTACTAGAAGCATATAATTGGAAAGGAGCAAATTTAATTCTGGCTGgtcttattttaaattgtgCT GTTTTTGGTGCGATGATGAGGCCATTAGAATATCCAAAAGCTTCTTCTGTTAAACCATTATTACAAAGAATGGCGGAAGAGAAAAGATTTCAAATGGAACGTGGAAGTATCGGAGGTTCTTATTTTATGGTACAACTGCCTGATGGATCTATggagaaaagaatgaaaatgcCTATTAACATTGATCCTGGTGTTCATTCCAGTTTCAATTTAGACCAATTAGTGCCTG gAACTCCTTTAACACCAGTTCCAACGGTGCCAACCCTGCCCACTATATCGGAGGTGAAAGTACAAGAACACTCTTCCAGTGGAGCAACTAGTAATAGTGGCAGTATGGACTTAAAAAGTATTTCCACTAAAtcaaaaagcagaaaaaatatcgatgataccaaagatataaaagatatgtCAGAAAAGTCTGAAAGCGAATTCAAACCAATAATTCCTAGAAATGCTTCTCAACCTGCTTTTACAACTCACGTACAAGGTTTACCTAAAAATGGCTCTGTACCCTTTTTCGATCGAATCCGTAAAACTAGCACTAGCGAGAGATACAAACCAAGTCTTAGTGCGATTAAGAACTCTAGAACAACGTTGAATTCTAATGGCGATATTAGAAAGAGTTTGCACTTAAGACTTTCGACGAGCAGCGTTATGGGTTCTCGGAATAATAATGCAGAAATAGATGTA GATGGCGAAAGTATTACTTTTACTACCAGCAAATCTAGTATACCAAAAGAGAAACCACAAATTATTCGACCTCTATCGCGGAAGGATATATTTTACAGTGGCAGTGTGGTTAATTTACCAGAATATCAGAGTCAAAAATCACTTGCAAATTATCGTCAAAGTGTTATTTCATTATCAAAATCCGTACGTGGAGATGTTAAAGATACCGATATTGAAAAGGCACCTCAGC AACCTCTATGTCCCTGTTTGGTATTACCTGAATCGTTTAAAGAAGCTTTGTCAACGATGATGGATCTATCTTTACTAAAGGATCCagtgtttcttttaattggtATCAGTAATGTATTTGGAATGGCTGGATTATACGTGccgtttgtatatttattagacGCTGCGGTCTTAGAT AATATTGACAAGACTCTTGCGTCATATTTAGTATCTATAATTGGAATTACTAATACTCTGGGCCGTGTAGCTTGTGGATATATCGCGGATTTTCCACAAGTCGATTCACTATTATTGAACAACATCTGCTTAATTATATCGACAGTTGCTGTAGCTGCAATACCGTTCTGCCATTCTTATCCTGCTTATATCATTATGAGCATTCTTTTTGGTATAGCTATAT CTGGATACATTTCTTTGACGTCGATTATTTTGGTAGATCTCTTAGGGCTAGACAAATTGACCAATGCATTTGGTCTTTTAATCTTATTTAGAGGAGCTGCAGCTATCATTGGTTCACCTTTGGCGGGTGCCGTTTATGACGCAACACAAAGCTACAGTATCCCATTCTTTATGGCAGGATTTTTCTTCCTTATAAGCACAGTTACTAGTTTCATGGCGCCAGCTATGAAACGGTGCACAACGCCGCAG ACTCAGCCTGTGATATTAGATACATTGACTCCAATTGATGAAGATATCGAAGAAGAGAATGAAGAAGATATTCctgaaattgtagaaactgCACCATCTCCACAAGAACCACCCGAGaaggaaattaaacaaatagaGTCTGTTTTATAA
- the LOC122567848 gene encoding monocarboxylate transporter 3 isoform X4, whose amino-acid sequence MEKNKEKVYNLTDSEYSVEEHARLTATDGASDEASPEDEGGSLCEYHDIPPPPDGGYGWVVVFASFMCNMIVDGIAYTFGVFLGEFVTYFGEGKGKTAWVGSLLSGMYLSAGPVVSALTNKYGCRAVCMAGSFLGAAAFVLSTFSTSVNMLMMTYGVMGGVGFGLIYLPAVVCVGYYFETKRSLATGIAVCGSGFGTFAFPPLVTMLLEAYNWKGANLILAGLILNCAVFGAMMRPLEYPKASSVKPLLQRMAEEKRFQMERGSIGGSYFMVQLPDGSMEKRMKMPINIDPGVHSSFNLDQLVPGTPLTPVPTVPTLPTISEVKVQEHSSSGATSNSGSMDLKSISTKSKSRKNIDDTKDIKDMSEKSESEFKPIIPRNASQPAFTTHVQGLPKNGSVPFFDRIRKTSTSERYKPSLSAIKNSRTTLNSNGDIRKSLHLRLSTSSVMGSRNNNAEIDVDGESITFTTSKSSIPKEKPQIIRPLSRKDIFYSGSVVNLPEYQSQKSLANYRQSVISLSKSVRGDVKDTDIEKAPQQPLCPCLVLPESFKEALSTMMDLSLLKDPVFLLIGISNVFGMAGLYVPFVYLLDAAVLDNIDKTLASYLVSIIGITNTLGRVACGYIADFPQVDSLLLNNICLIISTVAVAAIPFCHSYPAYIIMSILFGIAISGYISLTSIILVDLLGLDKLTNAFGLLILFRGAAAIIGSPLAGAVYDATQSYSIPFFMAGFFFLISTVTSFMAPAMKRCTTPQTQPVILDTLTPIDEDIEEENEEDIPEIVETAPSPQEPPEKEIKQIESVL is encoded by the exons ACGGACAGTGAATATTCTGTAGAAGAGCATGCAAGATTAACTGCCACTGATGGAGCTAGTGACGAAGCATCTCCAGAAGATGAAGGGGGTTCACTGTGCGAATACCATGATATACCACCTCCACCTGATGGTGGATACGGATGGGTGGTGGTATTTGCATCATTCATGTGTAACATGATAGTAGATGGTATTGCTTATACATTTGGCGTTTTTCTGGGAGaatttgttacatattttggagaaggaaaaggaaaaactgCATGGGTTGGCTCGTTGTTATCTGGCATGTACCTCAGTGCTg gaCCTGTTGTCAGTGCTTTAACAAATAAGTATGGATGTAGAGCAGTATGTATGGCAGGAAGTTTTTTAGGTGCAGCAGCATTTGtactttcaacattttcaaccAGTGTAAATATGCTTATGATGACTTATGGTGTTATGGGAG GAGTTGGATTTGGTCTAATATATTTACCAGCAGTAGTTTGTGTAGgttattattttgaaactaAACGATCTCTAGCTACAGGCATTGCTGTATGTGGTTCAGGATTTGGCACATTTGCATTTCCACCTCTTGTAACAATGTTACTAGAAGCATATAATTGGAAAGGAGCAAATTTAATTCTGGCTGgtcttattttaaattgtgCT GTTTTTGGTGCGATGATGAGGCCATTAGAATATCCAAAAGCTTCTTCTGTTAAACCATTATTACAAAGAATGGCGGAAGAGAAAAGATTTCAAATGGAACGTGGAAGTATCGGAGGTTCTTATTTTATGGTACAACTGCCTGATGGATCTATggagaaaagaatgaaaatgcCTATTAACATTGATCCTGGTGTTCATTCCAGTTTCAATTTAGACCAATTAGTGCCTG gAACTCCTTTAACACCAGTTCCAACGGTGCCAACCCTGCCCACTATATCGGAGGTGAAAGTACAAGAACACTCTTCCAGTGGAGCAACTAGTAATAGTGGCAGTATGGACTTAAAAAGTATTTCCACTAAAtcaaaaagcagaaaaaatatcgatgataccaaagatataaaagatatgtCAGAAAAGTCTGAAAGCGAATTCAAACCAATAATTCCTAGAAATGCTTCTCAACCTGCTTTTACAACTCACGTACAAGGTTTACCTAAAAATGGCTCTGTACCCTTTTTCGATCGAATCCGTAAAACTAGCACTAGCGAGAGATACAAACCAAGTCTTAGTGCGATTAAGAACTCTAGAACAACGTTGAATTCTAATGGCGATATTAGAAAGAGTTTGCACTTAAGACTTTCGACGAGCAGCGTTATGGGTTCTCGGAATAATAATGCAGAAATAGATGTA GATGGCGAAAGTATTACTTTTACTACCAGCAAATCTAGTATACCAAAAGAGAAACCACAAATTATTCGACCTCTATCGCGGAAGGATATATTTTACAGTGGCAGTGTGGTTAATTTACCAGAATATCAGAGTCAAAAATCACTTGCAAATTATCGTCAAAGTGTTATTTCATTATCAAAATCCGTACGTGGAGATGTTAAAGATACCGATATTGAAAAGGCACCTCAGC AACCTCTATGTCCCTGTTTGGTATTACCTGAATCGTTTAAAGAAGCTTTGTCAACGATGATGGATCTATCTTTACTAAAGGATCCagtgtttcttttaattggtATCAGTAATGTATTTGGAATGGCTGGATTATACGTGccgtttgtatatttattagacGCTGCGGTCTTAGAT AATATTGACAAGACTCTTGCGTCATATTTAGTATCTATAATTGGAATTACTAATACTCTGGGCCGTGTAGCTTGTGGATATATCGCGGATTTTCCACAAGTCGATTCACTATTATTGAACAACATCTGCTTAATTATATCGACAGTTGCTGTAGCTGCAATACCGTTCTGCCATTCTTATCCTGCTTATATCATTATGAGCATTCTTTTTGGTATAGCTATAT CTGGATACATTTCTTTGACGTCGATTATTTTGGTAGATCTCTTAGGGCTAGACAAATTGACCAATGCATTTGGTCTTTTAATCTTATTTAGAGGAGCTGCAGCTATCATTGGTTCACCTTTGGCGGGTGCCGTTTATGACGCAACACAAAGCTACAGTATCCCATTCTTTATGGCAGGATTTTTCTTCCTTATAAGCACAGTTACTAGTTTCATGGCGCCAGCTATGAAACGGTGCACAACGCCGCAG ACTCAGCCTGTGATATTAGATACATTGACTCCAATTGATGAAGATATCGAAGAAGAGAATGAAGAAGATATTCctgaaattgtagaaactgCACCATCTCCACAAGAACCACCCGAGaaggaaattaaacaaatagaGTCTGTTTTATAA